A window of Candidatus Nitrospira allomarina genomic DNA:
TATCCCTGGCTGATTCAGAAAGAATTTCCCTCAATCGGAATGATGATCGGCGGCGGAGCGTTCACGGCCTTTGCGGATCAGCTTATTGAAAAATTGCCGGAAGGCATCATTGGTATTCTGGGAGAAGGGGAGGACGCGATTCTCAAAGTCCTGAACGGCGAGCCTCTTGGTGAAGAACGGTTCATTATCAAAGAGCAGGGAAGGGTCACCAAGGGCACCAAAAATACGCCGGCCCTGTTAGATGCGCTCTCCGTGGATATTCCTTATCTCACGTCAATCTTTCCACAATACCGTGAATATATCGGCGAATGTATCGGCGTGCAGAGCAAACGCGGCTGCCCGTATGATTGTGCTTTTTGTCTCTATCCCTATATTGAAGGCAAACGGGTGCGCTATCGCCCGGCGGAAAATGTGGTGAAGGACATTGCTCAGTATTACCATCAATGGGGAGCCAGACGGTTTTGGTTTACCGACGCGCAGTTCATCACCGGCAAGGATGCCTACCCCCAATGTACGGAAATCCTGGAACGGATCATCTCTCAACAATTACATATTGAATGGTCGGGATACGTCCGGACCTCCCTGATTAATCCAACGTTGGCCAAACTGATGGTGCAATCCGGAGTGGGAGATTTAGAGGTCGCGATCACTGCAGGCTCGCAAAAGGTCCTGAACAGCATGCATATGGGCTTCAAGCTTGAACATTTGTATGACGGATGCCGATATCTAAAGGAAGCGGGATTCAACGGGCGGGTCATTCTCAATTATTCCTTGAATTCCCCGGACGAAACAGAAGAGACGCTTCTCCAAAGTATCGAGTCCTACAAAATAGTGGCCTCGATATTGGGAGAAGACCGGGTGTTTCCCTTGATGTTTTTCCTAGGAATCCAGCCCAATACGGATTTGGAGCAACGATTATTGTCGGAAGGGTATTTATCGAAGGGCTACAACCCGCTCAGTTTGACGCCCTGGAACATCAAAAAGATGCTGTACAATCCGGCGCCGCTTAATAAGATCATTGCCAAGGCTTGCCTGGCGGCCTGGGGTCGGAAGCATGGTTCGAAAGATCCCCGTCCCTGGTCTGGCAGCTTGAGCCAGAGTGCCACGCAGCAACAGGGACACACCTATGCTGACACAAGCCTATCGAAAGGATTTGAAACCAATTCCGGGCGTGATGCCCTGCTCACCCTGGAAGAAATTCTTCGTTCCCGCCGCCCATCCGATTCCCAGCCGCTTTCTCCTGCCCCCGAACCCAATCCCTCGCGTTGATTTTTCTGTAAATTTATGGAGCGCGAAACCAACAAACCTGCAGAAAGATTAGGCTAGATCCCCCATCTTCATGGGTGATTTTGTGTGGAAACCAGTCTGTTACAAACGGAGGAAGGAGGTATTCCCTATCAAATGAATACCCACGTAACACGTTTAAACGTTCCGGAGGTTTAGGGTTTACCCTTTGATTGTAAATTCCATGGTGCCGATAACGTTAACGGCATGCAACGCTTGGCCCGGAGAACCATAAAAAAT
This region includes:
- a CDS encoding B12-binding domain-containing radical SAM protein; translation: MNSVLYVFLPCKKVYPTGITYLADFIHRRRPDVRQQILDLSLFPPDQRQAQLREVTKAFQPELVCFSWRDIQIFSPHEGDASLEHAFNFYYASNPLKRVVASFQGLQNLYRYYTDIRNNLSYPWLIQKEFPSIGMMIGGGAFTAFADQLIEKLPEGIIGILGEGEDAILKVLNGEPLGEERFIIKEQGRVTKGTKNTPALLDALSVDIPYLTSIFPQYREYIGECIGVQSKRGCPYDCAFCLYPYIEGKRVRYRPAENVVKDIAQYYHQWGARRFWFTDAQFITGKDAYPQCTEILERIISQQLHIEWSGYVRTSLINPTLAKLMVQSGVGDLEVAITAGSQKVLNSMHMGFKLEHLYDGCRYLKEAGFNGRVILNYSLNSPDETEETLLQSIESYKIVASILGEDRVFPLMFFLGIQPNTDLEQRLLSEGYLSKGYNPLSLTPWNIKKMLYNPAPLNKIIAKACLAAWGRKHGSKDPRPWSGSLSQSATQQQGHTYADTSLSKGFETNSGRDALLTLEEILRSRRPSDSQPLSPAPEPNPSR